The Desulfuromonas sp. sequence CTCGTCACCGAAAATCCGGCGGCCTTCAGGCGCTTGTCGAAACCGGCGTCGAAATTCTCGCCCCACACGGCGAAGACCCCGCCGGGGCGGAGGGCGGCCCGGGTTGCCTCGATGGCCCTGCTGCCGTAGAGGGGATCGTCGCGCTTGTGGGAGCCGGCGTGGGGACCGGTGTAGAGATCGAGGACGACGGCGTCGAAGCCCTCCGCCCCGGCGCCGACGGCGGAACGGCGGATAAGGTCGGCGACGTCGGTGATCTCCACCGTCACCCGGGGATCGGTCGCGGCGCCCCCGGTGAGCCCCGCCAGGGGGCCCCGGCACCATTCCAGGACGACGGGGTTGAGCTCCGCGACGACGACCTTGGCGGCAGCGGGCAAGGTATCGAGGACCGCTTTCAGTGTAAAGCCCATGCCGAGGCCGCCGACCAGCACCCGCGGGGCGGGGTGCCCCTTCAGGTGTCTGCAGGCGAGTTCTCCGAGGACGACCTAGGAGCGGTGGGCCAGGCTGTTCATGAGGACCCGCCCGCCGACGGTGATGAGGAAGTCCCGCTCGCCGCGCTGGCGCAGCTCGAGGGCGCCTTCGGCCGTGGGGACGTTGTCGATGGTTTTCCAGGGCTGGGCCATGGGGGAGGACCTCGTGGAAAATGGTTGGCTTAAAAGAGGGGGGATTCTAGCACAGGGGGCGCAGGGGGAAAAGGGACGGTTCTTTAATCCGCGAAGGCAAGCCCGGATCATTGCGTCAGGGCGACCTCAACGAACCTCGACGATCTCCCACTCCCGCTTCGAAGCGCCGCTCCGCATCTCCACGACGTCCCCCGCCTCCTTGCCGAGCAGCTCCCGTCCGACGGGGGAGTCGGGGGTGATGACGACGATCTCGCCGCCGCCCTTTTCGACCTTCAGGCCGCCGGACTGGGGACCGATGAAGAGCGTCTTCCGGTTGCCGTCCCCGTCCTCCAGGGTGACCAGGGCGGAAAGACGGATGGGGGCGTCATCGGGGAAATCGAGCAGCGGGAGCTTGCGGTAGGCCTCCAGGGCGCAGCGGATCTCCTGGGCCCGGTTCGCCTGGGCCTGGGCGATGTAGGAGGCCTCCAGGGCGAGGGTGGCGTACTTGTTGTCGGGGACGTTCTCCTCATGGGTGGAGGCCTGGTGGGCCGTCTTCGCCGCCTGCAGCAGAAGATCCAGATCCCCGGAGAGTTTCTTGACGATATGTTGGAGAATGCGTTCCTTGTTCACGGCGTCCGTCTCTCCGCGCCCTACGGAGCGCCCTGCTCTTCGGCCCGCTCTTTCAGGAAGGCCGGAACCCTGACCTTCTTGACCGCCGCCAGGGAGCGCATCAGGTCGAAGGGAACGTGGCGGAAGCCGTAGGCGCGCCTCAGGTCCTCTTCCATCCTCAACCACAGGTGGCCGGTCATCTCCGCATCGGCCAGGGCGCGGTGAAAACTGCCGTCGGTCGGCAGCCCCTTGTGGCGGACCAGGGTCGCCAGCTTGTGGTTGGGGGCCTCGGGGTAGACCCGGCGGGCGGCCAGCATGGAGCAGGCGAAATCCTGCCGCCGGCGCCTGCGGATCCGGTCCAGCTCGGCGTCGAGAAACCGGCTGTCGAAAGAGGCGTTGTGGGCCACCAGGGGACGGTCGCCGATGAAGTGGTGGAACGCCTCCATGACCTGGGCCGCCGGCGGGGCTCCCTGCACCATGGCGTTGGTGATGCCGGTGTAGTTCTCGATGAAAGAGCTGATCCGGATGCCCGGGTTCATCAGGCTCTGGTAGCGCTCGACGATCTCCCCCCCGCGCAGCACCACGGCGCCGATCTCGATGGCGCGGTCCCCCGAAAGGGGCGAAACCCCGCTCGTCTCGAAATCGAGGACCACGACCTCCGCCCCGTCGCACCCGCCCGATGTCCCTCCCTGCCCCATTTCCGCCATCATCGCCGTCTCCCCCTAGAGCGCCTGCAGGGGCGGCTCGTTGAGGGCCGCGAGCTGCTCGCGCAGGTGCAGGATGTGCTCGCCCCAGTAGCGGACCGTGTTGAACCAGGGGAAGTGCCGGGGAAAGGCCGGGTCGTCCCAGCGCCGGGCCAGCCAGGCGGCGTAGTGGAGCATGCGCAGGGTGCGCAGGGCCTCAATCAGGCGCAGCTCCCGGGGATCGAAGTCGAAGAACTCGCCGTAACCCTCGAGGATTTCCGAGAGCTGGGCGGTCTGGCGGGGCCGATCCCCCGAAAGCATCATCCAGATGTCCTGCACCGCCGGGGCCATCCGCGCGTCGTCCAGGTCGACGAGGTGGGGGGCGCCGTCGCACCAAAGGATATTGCCCGCGTGGCAGTCGCCGTGGGTGCGGAGATAGCGCATCCCGTCGGCCCCGTCCATGGCCTCGTCGACGGCCCGCAGCAGGTCGGCGCTGAGGGCGTCGTAGCTCGCCTTGTACTCGGGCGGGATGAACCGCTCGCCGATCAGGGCCACGCTATCGTGGCCGAAAGTGACGCTGTCCAGGCGCGGGCGGTGCTCGAAGGGGCGGACGGCGCCGACCGCGTGGAGCCGGCCGAGGGTCCGTCCCAGGATGAGCAGGTTGTCGAGGTTGTCGAACTCGGGGGCGTGCCCGCCCTGGCGGGGGTAGAGGGCGAAGCGGAAGCCGCGGTAGTGGAACACGGTCTCCCCCGCGTCGTTGGCCAGGGGAGCGACGACCGGCAGCTCGCAGCCGACCAGCTCATGGCAGAAGCGGTGCTCCTCGGCGATCTGCGCGTCGCTCCAGCGCGCCGGTCGGTAAAACTTGGCGATGAGCGGCGGGCCGTCCTCGATGCCGACCTGGTAGACCCGGTTCTCGTAGCTGTTCAGGGCGAGGGTGCGGCAGTCGCAGACGTACCCCTGGCTTTCAACGGCATCCATGATGAAGCCGGGGGTCAGAATTTCGAAAGGATGGGAGGTCTCGGTCATCGTCTCAACTATATGCGGGTCAGAGGCCAAAAAGCGGCGGGCCGGTTCCCTCTCTCTTTCGGCCGCCCCCGTCAGTCTGACCCGCATTCCCCCCGCGGGGCAAGGAAAAACTTCTTCCGGACGGCCTGTCGGGGAGAAGGGGAAGAGCCAGTCGCTTGATCCCCTACATTATTTTTTGTATATTAGTAAAACCACACCACGTGTTGGGGACCCTTTCCGTTCATAGGAGACTGGGATGACCGCCTTGACTGACTGTGTGAAAAAGCTGTTCAAGAGGGAGGAGGCACACTGCCTCGGCTGCGGCGACTGCTGCAGGGAATTCAGCTGGCACCTGCACGCCTCGGACGCTGACATCGAGCGCTGGCAGCGCCTCGGGCGAGACGACCTGCTGGCCCGGGTCAACCGGCTCGGCTGGATCTGGGTCGACCCGGAGACGAAGGAGCGCCTCCCCCTCTGCCCCTTCCTGGTGGAGACGGCGTCGGGCCAGGCCCACTGCGGCATCCACGAGATCAAGCCCGACATCTGCCGCGCCTACCCCACCCTGGCGCACAACCGCTGCTGCATGAAAGGGATCTTTATTCACTAGCCCCCCGATACCCCTCTGACGCCCGGAAGAAATGCGATACAATGAGCGGCAAGGTCCGTTACCGGACCCTGCCGCCTTTTCGTTGTGCCCACCCTGTTCAGGAGTCTGAGAATGAAGTCTGTCGGCCTGCTGGTACTGATGATCACAGGCGTTTGCTGGCTGTTCGCGGCGGCCGCCCCGGCGAAGGACCGGGAAGAGACGTTCGCCGCCTGGCTGGAGGACCTCCGCGCCGAGGCGCTCGCCGCCGATATCTCGCCCAAGACCATCGATGCGGCCCTGGCCACCGTCGAGGCGCCCCTGCCGCGGGTGATCGAGAAGGACAAAAAGCAGCCGGAGAAGACCCAGTCGCTGCAGGACTACGTTTCGGCCCGGGTCAACGAAGAGCGCATTGCCGAGGGACGCAAGATGCTCAGTCGCTATCCGACCTGGCTGGGCCGGGTCGAGCGGAAGTACGGCGTGCAGAGGCGCTTCCTCGTGGCCCTTTGGGGCATCGAAACCACCTACGGCAAGTACTCCGGGCGCCACCCGGTCATCCAGGCGCTGGCGACCCTGGCCTACGAAGGGCGCCGCGGCCCCTACTTCCGCCGGGAACTGCTAGACGCCCTGCGCATCCTCGATGAAGGGCACATCCCCCTGGAGGAGATGAAAGGCTCCTGGGCCGGGGCCATGGGGCAGTGCCAGTTCATGCCCTCCTCCTTTCGGAACTACGCGGTCGACGGCGACGGCGACGGCCACATCGACATCTGGAACTCGGTCCCCGACGTGCTGGCCTCGGCCGCCAACTACCTGAAACGCGCCCGCTGGAAGGACGACCAGACCTGGGGGCGGCCGGTGAGGCTGCCGAAGAATCAAGACCTTAGCAACCTGGCCGGGCTGGCAACCCGCCTCCCCCTGTCGCGCTGGCAGAAACTCGGGGTGAGACGCAGCAACGGAGGAGCCCTGCCCCGGCGCGACCTCGAGGCCTCGCTGATCCTGCCCGACGGCGCGGACGGGACGGCCTACCTGGTTTATGACAATTTCCGGTCGCTGCGCAGATGGAACAAGTCCAACGCCTTTGCCGTCACGGTCGGGACCCTGGCCGACCGGATTGCCACGCCGAGGTAACGGGAAAACCTTCGGGAAGAGCAGGCATGAAAAAAGAGCGCCATGGCCGATCGGGCCATGGCGCTCTTTGCTGGGCAGGCATTTCCGACGACGTCTTAAACAGGCATCAGGTCCCGATATTTTGAAGCAGTCCTCTTCCCTCACATGGGTCTTGTCTTCTTCGGTTTTGTTGAAAAGTGGCCGAACAAGACCCGCCCCACCTGCATGCAATACTTGTCCGCTCCGACGATCCCCAATCTACCTGTCTTTCAAACCTGATCGGCCTGTACTTGATCGCGATATTTAACCTGCATTCCTTTTAAAAAATTTCGCAGGATCTGGTCCTTACAGGTTCGGTAATTCTTGTTGTTCGGATTCCGAAAAAATGCGCTGAGTTCGTGCTTGCCCAGGCGAAATTGCGCCAGGCCCATAATCTCCAGGATGTCTTCATCCTTCAGGTTCAAGGCGACCTTCAATTTCCTGAAAATGATGTTGTTGTTCAGGCTTTTTTCCGGGACCGGCTGCGGCCCTTCTTTTTTGCCTCGCCTGTCGGTAATGAAACCATTCAGAAAGGTTGCGAATATCCGATCGTTGCATTTCTGATACGCGGGATCATCGTCTTTTTTCAACCAATCGCTGATCTGTTCCCGCGTCACCTGAAGGTCGGCCAGGCCGAACAGGGCGATCATTTTCGAATCGTCCAAATCGAACACATAGCGGATGCGGCGCAAAATATCGTTATTGGTCACAGGCGTACTCCGATCTGGATTGCCATTAGAAGCCCTAGGCGCCGTTGTCCCTTCGGCCCGAACCGGTTTCCTCTTCCACGTTCCGAATGCCCGGGAATCCCCGCAGGAAAAAACCGTCTGCCCGGTGGTGATGCTCGGGGCCCGAAGCCCCTATCCTTCTTATACGCTCTCGTCGCGCGGCCCGACCCAGAAGAAAGGGTTATGGGCGACCTCCCACAGGTGGCCGTCCGGGTCTTTGAAGTAGCCGCTGTAGCCGCCCCAAAACACCTTCTGCGGTTTTTTCACCAGGGTTGCGCCAGCCTCGATGGCCTGGCGCATGACCTCGTCCACCCCCGCCTCCGACGAGACGTTGTGGGCAAGGGTAAACGACTCGAACCCATGACCGTCCGCCGAGACCGTCGCATCCTCAGCCAGCGCCTCGCGGCCATACAACCCCAGCCAGGTTCCGTTCAGGGTGAAGAAGGCCACTGTCGGGGGAGATTCCATTCGAGGAAAGCCTAGGCCCTCTTCGTAGAATTTCACGGAGGTCGCAAGGTCCCGAACACCGAGGGTAATCATGCTGATGCGAGGTTTCATTCGCAGCTGGCCCTCTTTGGCTTAGAGCGTGTATGAAGGAGAACCACTGATGATTTTTTTCATTGTACAAGCTCATTCCGGAGGCGGCGACTCTTGCGCTTCTGGCCACAAGGCATTCTATGCGCTATGGCCATGCCATTCAAGCGCCTTATCGTGGAGGCCCAACTGACGCCAACGCGTTGAAGAGCGACCGATTTTTGATCCTCGCATTTTTCTTATATTCCGGGCCGGTGCTCGACTTTGGCACTGAGCAGGGGGACCCGATTGACACCTGGAAATATTTTGTGCTAGAATCATTCGCGTACGAAACATTTTAACTGAAAACAAGAAAAGACCCCGATGAGCGACCCCTCAGAGCAAAAAAGCGAACAATCCGAATCGGGGCCCGAGAAGGGCCTTTCCAGTGATCGCTCACAAAAAATCAAAGTCCTGCCGGGGCCCGGGAACACCCCGCAGGTCCCCAAGGGCAGCTATGAACTGCGGGTTCTTCAATCTCTTCGCAGAATCATTCGGGCGGTAGAGATCCATTCCAAAAAACTGGCCCAGAACCACAAAATCACCGGTCCCCAGCTGGGTTGCCTCTCGGCCGTCCATGATAGCGGCCCGCTGACGACCACCAAACTCGCCCAGGCGGTTTATCTGAGCCCCAGCACCATCGTGGGTATCATCGATCGCCTCGAGGAAAAGGGGCTGGTGATCCGCCAGCGAGACAGCAAGGACCGACGCCAGGTCCAGATCTGTCTGACCGAAAACGGAGAGCGGTTGGTGAAAAGTACGCCGTCCTCCCTTCAGGATACTCTCGCGGATGCGCTGAAATGCCTCCCCGAACTGGAACAGGTTTCCATCACATTGGCCCTGGAAAAGGTCGTCGACCTCATGGAGGCCCGCAAGATTGAAGCCTCCCCGGTCCTCGAAACCGGCCCCCTCACATCTCCTTTCCCCCCGGGTTC is a genomic window containing:
- a CDS encoding GreA/GreB family elongation factor — encoded protein: MNKERILQHIVKKLSGDLDLLLQAAKTAHQASTHEENVPDNKYATLALEASYIAQAQANRAQEIRCALEAYRKLPLLDFPDDAPIRLSALVTLEDGDGNRKTLFIGPQSGGLKVEKGGGEIVVITPDSPVGRELLGKEAGDVVEMRSGASKREWEIVEVR
- a CDS encoding serine/threonine protein kinase — protein: MTETSHPFEILTPGFIMDAVESQGYVCDCRTLALNSYENRVYQVGIEDGPPLIAKFYRPARWSDAQIAEEHRFCHELVGCELPVVAPLANDAGETVFHYRGFRFALYPRQGGHAPEFDNLDNLLILGRTLGRLHAVGAVRPFEHRPRLDSVTFGHDSVALIGERFIPPEYKASYDALSADLLRAVDEAMDGADGMRYLRTHGDCHAGNILWCDGAPHLVDLDDARMAPAVQDIWMMLSGDRPRQTAQLSEILEGYGEFFDFDPRELRLIEALRTLRMLHYAAWLARRWDDPAFPRHFPWFNTVRYWGEHILHLREQLAALNEPPLQAL
- a CDS encoding YkgJ family cysteine cluster protein translates to MTALTDCVKKLFKREEAHCLGCGDCCREFSWHLHASDADIERWQRLGRDDLLARVNRLGWIWVDPETKERLPLCPFLVETASGQAHCGIHEIKPDICRAYPTLAHNRCCMKGIFIH
- a CDS encoding MarR family transcriptional regulator — encoded protein: MSDPSEQKSEQSESGPEKGLSSDRSQKIKVLPGPGNTPQVPKGSYELRVLQSLRRIIRAVEIHSKKLAQNHKITGPQLGCLSAVHDSGPLTTTKLAQAVYLSPSTIVGIIDRLEEKGLVIRQRDSKDRRQVQICLTENGERLVKSTPSSLQDTLADALKCLPELEQVSITLALEKVVDLMEARKIEASPVLETGPLTSPFPPGSTPAAKS
- a CDS encoding DUF1456 family protein; the protein is MTNNDILRRIRYVFDLDDSKMIALFGLADLQVTREQISDWLKKDDDPAYQKCNDRIFATFLNGFITDRRGKKEGPQPVPEKSLNNNIIFRKLKVALNLKDEDILEIMGLAQFRLGKHELSAFFRNPNNKNYRTCKDQILRNFLKGMQVKYRDQVQADQV
- a CDS encoding lytic murein transglycosylase, encoding MKSVGLLVLMITGVCWLFAAAAPAKDREETFAAWLEDLRAEALAADISPKTIDAALATVEAPLPRVIEKDKKQPEKTQSLQDYVSARVNEERIAEGRKMLSRYPTWLGRVERKYGVQRRFLVALWGIETTYGKYSGRHPVIQALATLAYEGRRGPYFRRELLDALRILDEGHIPLEEMKGSWAGAMGQCQFMPSSFRNYAVDGDGDGHIDIWNSVPDVLASAANYLKRARWKDDQTWGRPVRLPKNQDLSNLAGLATRLPLSRWQKLGVRRSNGGALPRRDLEASLILPDGADGTAYLVYDNFRSLRRWNKSNAFAVTVGTLADRIATPR
- a CDS encoding VOC family protein; protein product: MKPRISMITLGVRDLATSVKFYEEGLGFPRMESPPTVAFFTLNGTWLGLYGREALAEDATVSADGHGFESFTLAHNVSSEAGVDEVMRQAIEAGATLVKKPQKVFWGGYSGYFKDPDGHLWEVAHNPFFWVGPRDESV
- a CDS encoding 3'-5' exonuclease, which gives rise to MMAEMGQGGTSGGCDGAEVVVLDFETSGVSPLSGDRAIEIGAVVLRGGEIVERYQSLMNPGIRISSFIENYTGITNAMVQGAPPAAQVMEAFHHFIGDRPLVAHNASFDSRFLDAELDRIRRRRRQDFACSMLAARRVYPEAPNHKLATLVRHKGLPTDGSFHRALADAEMTGHLWLRMEEDLRRAYGFRHVPFDLMRSLAAVKKVRVPAFLKERAEEQGAP